From the genome of Tenericutes bacterium MZ-XQ:
AGATAACATCGACATATTTAAGGTAAGTTTTTACATCAAACATGCGCGTTATATCTTCTTTTACAATATATTTTTTAATACTTTCATCCTCTAAAACGAGTGCTTCAAACGATTGGTGATTTTCAATCGATTGATATGCCAGTTTTTGAATGATGTTATATGCTTGATCACGGTCCATCCCTTGATCAATCAAATGATGAAGTACATGTTGTGCATGTATACTGCCATGTGTTAACTCAATGTTTCTCATCATGTTTTCTGGATAAACGATGAGTTTTTTTAATGTATCACTATATCTGTTTAGCATATAATCGACAAGTGTTGTCGCATCCACTAAAATGATTCTTTCAACAGATGAATGTGAGATATCTCTTTCATGCCATAAGGCAATGTTATCCATACTTGCAGTTACATGACCCTTCAGTATTCTTGCAAGGCCTGAAACGTTTTCGCTACTTATTGGATTTTTCTTATGAGGCATAGCAGATGATCCCTTTTGATTGACATCGAAAAATTCACTGACTTCTCTAACTTCACTTCTAGATAGGTGTCTGATTTCAACAGCAATCTTTTCAATCTCTGCAGCAATTAATGCAAGTTGATGTATGTATCTAGCGTGTCTGTCTCTTTGTAGGGTTTGTGTTGAAATATTTGCTGCTTTAAGTCCAAGTTTTTTGCTTGCAATGCGTTCTAATTCTGGAGTGTTTGCAGCATAATTACCAACAGCACCACTGATTTTACACACTTCAACCAATTTAGAAGCTTCGATAAAGCCTTGATATAAACGTTTAAAATCTTCATACCATAATGCAAATTTTAACCCAAAACTTGTGACTTCAGCATGCATACCATGTGTTCTACCCATGATTGGTGTGTCTTTATAAAGATATGCCTTCTCTTTTAACACTTCCATCATTAATTGTATATCTTTTTTAATGAGTTTATTGGCTTGTTTTAGAAGTAAACCATATGCACTATCCACAACATCTGTTGATGTAAGCCCATAATGAAGATACTTCTTTTCTTCACCCAAAGATTTTTTCACCGCTTGAGTAAACGCAATCACATCATGCTTCGTTTCTTTTTCAATCTCTAAAATGTCTTTAATTTTGAATGAGGCTTTCGTGATTTTTTGATACGTATGCTCATCAAAAAGACCGAGTTTCATCCAAGCATAGCTTGCTGCTAACTCAACTTTTAAATATGCATTAAATTTATGTTTATCATTCCAAATAAGTTTCATTTCTTTTCTTTGATATCTTTCAATCATAGGAAGCTCCTTTTAAAAAACATCTTTTACTAATATGGTTTGATTACGGTCAGGACCTACTGAGAAGATTGCAATTTCAACTTTTACCAGTTCACTTAATGTTTTTAAATAATTTTTTGCAGCTACTGGAAGCTCATCAAAATGCTTAACTCCAGTTATATCATCAGACCATCCATCTAATGTAATGTAATTAGGCTCACATCTCATAAAATCATCAATATCTGCAGGAACATAATCAATTTCTTTACCATCTAATGTGTAACTTACACAAACTTTGAGTTCATCAACCCCTGATAAGACATCTAAAAGCGTCACTGCCAAATATGAAAGACCACTGACTCTTTTTGTGTGTCTTAAAACAACAGTATCAAGCCAACCAATACGTCTTGGTCTACCTGTTGTTGTGCCAAACTCATTGCCCCTAACTCTGATTTCATCACCAAGTTCATCTTTTATTTCTGTTGGCATAAAGCCTTCACCAACACGTGTTGAATATGCTTTAGTCACACCGATTGCACCCTCAATTAGCCATGGGGCAATGCCTGTGTTTACAGGTACTGATGAAGCTGTTGGTGATGATGATGTAACATATGGATATGTCCCATGATCAAGGCAAAGCATCACACCTTGAGCACCTTCAAACAAAATCTTTTTATCATCTTCAATATATTGGTTTAATAGATAAGATGTATCAGTTACGTAAGGTCTCATTAAATCTGCATAACCTTTATATTCTTGATAAACTTGATCAAAATCAATCAAATCTTTACCATAATGCTTAAGTTCTTTATTCTTTAATTCAACCAAATGCTTAAGTTCTTCACGAAACTTATCTTCATGAATAAAACTCGATACTCTCATTCCAATCCTTGCACTTTTATCTGTATAAGTCGGTCCAATCCCCTTATGTGTTGTACCAATCTTAACATCCTTTTTATCAGATTCATAAGCTTTATCTAACTCAATATGATATGGAAATACGACATGTGCACGATCTGAAATATATAAGTTGAAAGATTCAACTTTTTTAATCTCATCATGAAATGCTTTTGGATTAATGACCATTCCATTTGCCATTACATTTTCAATTCTTGGGTTCAAAATGCCCGATGGCAAAAGATGTAGACTATACTTCTTTCCATCAAAGACCACAGTATGGCCAGCATTGTTTCCACCTTGATACCTACAGACAACATCAGCTTTTTGAGCTAAATAATCTGTGATTTTACCTTTACCTTCATCTCCCCATTGTGTTCCTACAATAACAAGTCTTTTCATATGTATCCCCTTATTAATTTTCTTACAGGCTTATTATAACATTTTTACAACTTTTTGATAGAACAAAAATCATATGAACTCTCTTCTTGTTAAATTATCAAATCTCAAGTATAATTGGTTTAGGTGATAACATATGAATATACTATTTTGTAGTGGTGAAGCACATCCGTTCAGTAAATCAGGGGGCTTAGCTGACGTTAGTTATGCTTTACCAAAAGCACTATCAAAAAAAGGGCATAAAATCAAAATCATTACGCCTTTGTACAAAAAAATAGCCTCACAAAAAGAAAGTTTTAAACATATAGGACAAGCAACAATTAAGATGGATAATCGTGAAGAAGTTGCAACCTTCTATGAAACAACTTATGATCACTTAACCTATGTTTTCGTTGGTCATGATACTTACTACTCAAAATCTAAGTACTACGGTCATGATGATGATCCTGAAAGATTTACTTTTTTTAATTTTGCAATTTTAGAGTATGTAAGACTTACACAAGATTATCCGGATTTAATCCATTCAAATGATTGGCAAACGAGCTTAGTACCATTTTTCCTAGATGTCTTTTATAGACAGCAAAATGATGAGTTCAATAAAATCAAGACATTATTATCCATCCACAACTTAGAAAAACAAGGTGCATATGGGTTAGAAGTTGAAAAACTATTTAATCATAAAAATTTCACTTACATCCATATGAATCAAGTTAACTTTTTAAAATGTGGTATTATGCGTGCTAATGCGATTAACACAGTTTCTGAAAACTATAAGGATGAGATCCTAACTCGTTTTTACGGATTCTCACTTGAGGGGCCACTAAAATCAAGAAAAAACGATTTACATGGTATATTGAACGGTTTTGACGATGAACTTTATAATCCAAAAAATAATGAGCACATATATCAAGGTTATGATGAAAATACATTTTCAATTGGAAAGAAGATTAACCGTAGAGCATTACTAAAAGATTTAAATCTTAAAGAAGAACAAAATATTCCAATTGTTTCATTCATCCATAGATTTGCACGCCAAAAAGGGATTGATATCATGATGGAAGTGTTGGATGATTATTTAAAGATTGGAGCGTTATATTTAATCGTTGTTGGTTCAGGAGATGCTTTATACGAATCTTATTTCATGAAACTTCAAAAGAAATATCCGGAATACGTCTACTATAAAGAAGGGTTTGATGTATCACTCGAACAAAAAATATATGCTTCAAGTGACTTATTCTTACTTCCAAGCCTATTTGAACCTTGCGGTTTAAATCACATGATCGCAATGAAATATGGCTCATTACCAATAGTTAGAGAAACCGGTGGTTTAAAAGATACTGTTACACCATACAATAAATTTAGTGGTGTGGGTGTAGGATTCACTTTTAAAAACTATCATAAAGACGATTTAAGAGAAGCCATCGATCAGGCACTTGATTTATATCACAATAATCAAGAAGATTTTGATAACATGATTCAACAAGCTATGCACATCAGATATTCTGTATCTAGAATGGCAAGTCAATATGAGGCTTTATATAATCATATTATGAACACTTAAATCATAATTATGCTTTATGCTTTTTTATAACAAAAAATGGGCAGGACTGAATCTGTATTCAGCCTTGCCCATTATTTATTTTTGCTCAATTTTTGTTTTTAAGTCAGGATCAAAAGTCTTTTGTCTAACCATTTCAATTTCTTCTAAATATGGTGCTTTTTTATCGATATAAGGCGTTTCCAATATTTTTGGCACATCTAGGAAATCTGGATGATATATTACTTTTAATAACGCATCGAATCCCAAATAGCCAAAGCCTAAATTCTCGTGTCTATCTTTAGCTGCACCTTGTACATTTTTACTATCATTGATATGAAAAACGGATATCATCTCTTTACCAACGACTTCATCAAAATGTTTAATCACACCTTCAAAATCATTTTTAATATCATATCCAGCATCGTGTGTGTGACATGTGTCAAAACAAACACTCAAGCGTTCTTTATGCTCAACAAGGTTGATGATTGACTTTAACTCTTCAAACGTTTTTCCAACTTCATTACCTTTACCTGCCATCGTTTCAAGTGCGATTTTAACGGTTAAATCTTTTGTGTTTTCAATCACTTTGTTTAAACCTTCTGCAATCCATCTAATCGCTTCTTCTCTATCTTTTCCTACTGCACTACCTGGATGTAGAACAATTTGAGTAGCACCCATAAATGCAGTTCTTTTAATTTCTTCAGTTAAGAAACGGACTGCGAAATCTCTTTTTTCTGCACTCGGATTTGCTAGATTCATAATATAAGGTGCATGAACAACAACTGCGTTTATATCAAACCCTACTTCATCCATATATGCTAAAGCTTCTTTAGCTTTTAATTGATCCATTTTTTTACGAATCGTATTTTGAGGAGCACCTGTATATATCATCAGTGCATTAGCGTTATAACTTAAGGCTTCTTTAACTGAACCTAAATACATATCGTCTCCTGACATAGAAACATGGCTACCTATTTTGATCATAAAGTTCTCTCCTTCTCGCTTGTTTTTTAGCTTTTGTGACTTGTTCTTTATTTTTCTTTTTATAGTTAGGTTTTACCTTTTTAGGTTTTTTAACCGATTTGATTGCATTTTTTTCAGCTTCTGACAAGGGTCTTTTTTTACTTACTTTTTCAATTAAACCCTCTGGTGTTAATTGATACTCTTTAAAATCTACGAGTTTTCTCAGTTTATCAATACGACGATGATCATCAACATTTAAAAACGTAATAACGATACCAGAATCGTACATTCTACCAGTTCTACCACTTCTATGCATAAAGAACTCTAAATGATGCGGTAAATCAAAATGAATTACGTGTGAAATCTTGAAATCAAGACCTCGTGCTGCTAAATCAGAGGTAACAACATACTGATATTTCATATGTTTGATTTCATCAATGATTTGCTTTCTACGTTTAATGCCTAAGCTTGATTGGAAATTAACGACATTAAGACCTAACTCGTATAATGACTCATAAACTAGATCTTGATTCTCCTTCTTACTCACAAAGATAAAACATACATATGGATTAATATGTTTAATGACTTTCTTTAAACTTTCAAGTCGATCTTGATGTTTAATATTGATCAATTGATACTCAATATCTAACTCATGTGATTTAGATGTGTCAATCAAATCATATGTGCCAAAATATGCTCTAATAAAAGGTTCCATTTGTTTCGTAATGGTTGCAGAAAATAAAAGATATTTAGCGTTATTCATCATGGCAATAATGCCATCAATCCAACCCATAAACTCTTCATCAAACATCATATCTGCTTCATCTAAAACAAGATATTTTGCATCTTTGATGCTTAAAGCTTGTTCATCAACAGTTAGATACTTTAATCTGTTAGGTGTTGCGATGACAATTTGTGGCTGTGCTTTTCTCAGCCATTCTACATCTTTTTGCTTGTCTCGACTTGCTTCATAAGCTTTAACTGTAAAGCGATCATCAGTTAACATCAACATTTGATGAACTTGAACAACAAGTTCATTGGTTGGTACTAAGATAACCACTTGCGTTTTCTTAAGATTAACATCTAATCTTTCTAAAATCGGTAAAAGGTAAGCATGTGTTTTACCTGTTCCTGTAGGTGCAAGTCCAACCAAATGCTTTTTATGGTCAATAGCAGCAAAAACACCATCTTGAATAGGTGTTGTTGTTTTAAATCCTAAATTTTCTAATTTCTCTTTAATATACATATAAAATCACCATAGTTATTATATCATACTAAAGTAAATTGCCTTTAAAAATAACATATTTAAGTTATAATAGAATTGGTGATGAAAATGAAAGTAATTGATTTAACACCTAGAGGATATTGCCATGGTGTTTTAAACGCAATGGCCATCGTTAAAAAAGTCATTAAAACCGAATCTTATCCTAGACCTATCTATGTTTTAGGACAAATTGTACATAACCAAAAGATCACAAAAGCATTTAAAGCATATGGTGTCATTAGTCTTGATCAAAAAGGCAAAACACGACTTGAAATGATTGAGCAAGTCAATCAAGGAACTGTAATCTTTACAGCTCATGGCATCAGTGATAAAGTGATTGAACGTGCAAAAGAAAAAGGCTTGACATACCTTAACGCAACCTGTAGAGATGTTTTAAAAGTACATAAAGCAGTAAAACAAAAACTAGATGAGGGCTATCAAGTGATTTATATTGGACATAGAAATCATCCAGAACCTGAAGCTATTTTAGATATTGATCCATCGATTTTATTTGTTGAACATGAAAAGGATGCCATGCTTCTTCCAAATGATTTAGGAGATAAGATTTTTGTAACTAACCAAACAACATTAAGCTTGTATGATATTCAATCAGTACTAGCTATTATAGAGACGAAATATCCAAGTTATATCTTTGATAACGAGATTTGTAATGCAACTACGGTTAGACAACAAGCTGTATTAGATCAAGAAAAAGTCGATTTAATGCTTGTAGTTGGTGATCAAAAAAGCAGTAACTCAAATAAGCTTGCTGAAGTCTCTAAAAAATCTAAAAATATACCTAGCTACCTCATTGGGGGAGTTGAAGATATTGATTTATCTTGGTTACAAAATATATCCTCAGTTAGTGTAACTTCAGGTGCATCAACGCCGACAAAAGTTACTGAAGAAGTCATAGACTTTTTAAAGCAATATAAAAAAGATGATCCCAACACGTGGCATCATCAAACAAAATTATCTGTTACAGATGTATTATAGGATGATTAAGTAAGCTAACTTAGTTTAGCTTGCTACGCTTCATCCTTTTTTTTATAAAATGCTTCTTCTCGTTTTGTAAAGGATTGATAGTTAAATAGATTAATGTCAATTTTCAAATCTTTTTTTAAAAGAAGTTGTGATAGTCCTGCTCCAGCAAGTCTAATTGGAGTGCCATCATAATTTTTCTCGAATAGGTCTAAGATTTGATCGTAGATTTTATCATAATCATCCGTATAATCGTTGAAAGAAAAGGATCTTGTCATAAGATTAAAGTTCGTATCTTTTAATTTTATGCTTACAGTTTTACAAACCATTTCTTCCTTAACTAATCTTCGATGTGATTCATTGAGCTGTTCTTTTATGACATCTATGATTGCGTCAAACTCATCCATTGGATAGTTAAGTGTTGTTTCATTACTAATAGACTTTGGTAGTGCATATTGATTAGGATCAATAACATCACTACTTCTACCTAAAATATGATCGACATAGCTTAAATAAGAACTTTCTGACATGAGTGTTAGTATTTTATGCTTGTGCTCTTCTTTAATGAAGTCACCAATCGTCATAATTCCTAGATCCATAAGTCTTGGATATGTTTTTTTACCAATACCAAACATTTCTTTTATTGGTAGAGGTAATAATTTTTGAACAATATCTTTTTTTCTAATGACTGTGATACCCATCGGTTTTTTTAGATCTGAAGCCATTTTCGCCAAAAACAATGTTGGAGCAATCCCTATGGAGCATGGCAACTGATATGTATCATATAAGCCTTGTTGAATTTCTTTAGCTAAATCTAAGGGATGTTTATGTTCTGATGCTTTCGTCATATCAATATACGCTTCATCAATCGAACCAGGTAAAATCAAATCTGAATATTTTTTTAAAAAATCAAAAAAGTGATTTGAATATTTTTTATATAATCTAAAGTCTGTAGGTACAATCACAAGTTTAGGATATATGCTCAAAGCATCATTAACGCTCATTGCTGAATGAATGCCTAGTTTTCTAGCAGCATAATTTGC
Proteins encoded in this window:
- a CDS encoding adenylosuccinate lyase — translated: MIERYQRKEMKLIWNDKHKFNAYLKVELAASYAWMKLGLFDEHTYQKITKASFKIKDILEIEKETKHDVIAFTQAVKKSLGEEKKYLHYGLTSTDVVDSAYGLLLKQANKLIKKDIQLMMEVLKEKAYLYKDTPIMGRTHGMHAEVTSFGLKFALWYEDFKRLYQGFIEASKLVEVCKISGAVGNYAANTPELERIASKKLGLKAANISTQTLQRDRHARYIHQLALIAAEIEKIAVEIRHLSRSEVREVSEFFDVNQKGSSAMPHKKNPISSENVSGLARILKGHVTASMDNIALWHERDISHSSVERIILVDATTLVDYMLNRYSDTLKKLIVYPENMMRNIELTHGSIHAQHVLHHLIDQGMDRDQAYNIIQKLAYQSIENHQSFEALVLEDESIKKYIVKEDITRMFDVKTYLKYVDVIFDKVFS
- a CDS encoding adenylosuccinate synthase; this encodes MKRLVIVGTQWGDEGKGKITDYLAQKADVVCRYQGGNNAGHTVVFDGKKYSLHLLPSGILNPRIENVMANGMVINPKAFHDEIKKVESFNLYISDRAHVVFPYHIELDKAYESDKKDVKIGTTHKGIGPTYTDKSARIGMRVSSFIHEDKFREELKHLVELKNKELKHYGKDLIDFDQVYQEYKGYADLMRPYVTDTSYLLNQYIEDDKKILFEGAQGVMLCLDHGTYPYVTSSSPTASSVPVNTGIAPWLIEGAIGVTKAYSTRVGEGFMPTEIKDELGDEIRVRGNEFGTTTGRPRRIGWLDTVVLRHTKRVSGLSYLAVTLLDVLSGVDELKVCVSYTLDGKEIDYVPADIDDFMRCEPNYITLDGWSDDITGVKHFDELPVAAKNYLKTLSELVKVEIAIFSVGPDRNQTILVKDVF
- a CDS encoding deoxyribonuclease IV, translating into MIKIGSHVSMSGDDMYLGSVKEALSYNANALMIYTGAPQNTIRKKMDQLKAKEALAYMDEVGFDINAVVVHAPYIMNLANPSAEKRDFAVRFLTEEIKRTAFMGATQIVLHPGSAVGKDREEAIRWIAEGLNKVIENTKDLTVKIALETMAGKGNEVGKTFEELKSIINLVEHKERLSVCFDTCHTHDAGYDIKNDFEGVIKHFDEVVGKEMISVFHINDSKNVQGAAKDRHENLGFGYLGFDALLKVIYHPDFLDVPKILETPYIDKKAPYLEEIEMVRQKTFDPDLKTKIEQK
- a CDS encoding 4-hydroxy-3-methylbut-2-enyl diphosphate reductase, whose amino-acid sequence is MKVIDLTPRGYCHGVLNAMAIVKKVIKTESYPRPIYVLGQIVHNQKITKAFKAYGVISLDQKGKTRLEMIEQVNQGTVIFTAHGISDKVIERAKEKGLTYLNATCRDVLKVHKAVKQKLDEGYQVIYIGHRNHPEPEAILDIDPSILFVEHEKDAMLLPNDLGDKIFVTNQTTLSLYDIQSVLAIIETKYPSYIFDNEICNATTVRQQAVLDQEKVDLMLVVGDQKSSNSNKLAEVSKKSKNIPSYLIGGVEDIDLSWLQNISSVSVTSGASTPTKVTEEVIDFLKQYKKDDPNTWHHQTKLSVTDVL